A single region of the Ancylobacter novellus DSM 506 genome encodes:
- a CDS encoding cupin domain-containing protein has protein sequence MSNAAILRPDQLPVTERGGGARTVRLVTAELGSQKLLNGITRFGPGASIPLHSHNCEESVIILEGDAVFEIDGVTHELKTHDTTWIPPDVPHRFRNASDSAPLAIFWTYADVAATRTMAATGETRSIASEHAGNGR, from the coding sequence ATGAGCAACGCGGCCATCCTCCGCCCGGACCAGCTGCCCGTCACCGAGCGCGGCGGCGGCGCACGCACCGTGCGCCTCGTCACCGCCGAGCTCGGCTCGCAGAAGCTGCTCAACGGCATCACCCGCTTCGGCCCCGGCGCGAGCATCCCGCTGCACAGCCACAATTGCGAGGAGAGCGTCATCATCCTCGAAGGCGACGCGGTGTTCGAGATCGACGGCGTCACCCACGAGCTGAAGACGCACGACACCACGTGGATCCCGCCGGACGTGCCGCACCGCTTCCGCAACGCCTCGGACAGCGCGCCGCTCGCCATCTTCTGGACCTATGCCGACGTCGCCGCCACCCGCACCATGGCCGCGACCGGCGAGACCCGTTCCATCGCTTCCGAGCATGCGGGGAACGGCCGATGA
- a CDS encoding Bug family tripartite tricarboxylate transporter substrate binding protein, whose product MLAAALGIALAAAPAALHAQTAPTGPIEITTGTSPGGTPDVLMRRAAKILNEQKIVTNPLVVQNRTGGSWMVAANFVMGKKGDRNVVLCIAQPILTTPITQGLPTLYDKLTPISMFIQGDLVLVVQPDSPVKDLKQLIEQAAKRERSVKVAGAQSGSTDHMVAGLVEKAGKVKLNYVPFDGGGAAQAAFLGGNVELMTLTPSEALPLVKSGKARILAILSSERSTAPELKDIPTAKEQGYDIVWGQAWGIAGPPGLDADTVKFWDDAIAKLVANPEWQASLKENFLRSRLIPAAEVKPYMQKLHDEHLALLRDLGLAKQPAVQ is encoded by the coding sequence GTGCTTGCCGCGGCGCTCGGTATCGCGCTCGCCGCCGCGCCGGCCGCGCTCCATGCGCAAACCGCTCCCACCGGCCCGATCGAGATCACCACCGGCACCAGCCCCGGCGGCACGCCGGACGTGCTGATGCGCCGGGCCGCCAAGATCCTCAACGAGCAGAAGATCGTCACCAACCCGCTGGTGGTGCAGAACCGCACCGGCGGCTCGTGGATGGTCGCGGCCAATTTCGTGATGGGCAAGAAGGGCGACCGAAACGTCGTGCTGTGCATCGCCCAGCCCATCCTGACCACACCGATCACCCAGGGCCTGCCGACGCTCTATGACAAGCTCACCCCGATCAGCATGTTCATCCAGGGCGACCTCGTGCTGGTGGTCCAGCCCGACTCCCCGGTGAAGGACCTCAAGCAGCTTATCGAACAGGCCGCAAAGCGCGAGCGCTCGGTGAAGGTCGCCGGCGCGCAGTCGGGCTCCACCGACCACATGGTGGCCGGCCTCGTGGAGAAGGCGGGCAAGGTCAAGCTCAACTACGTCCCGTTCGACGGCGGCGGCGCCGCGCAGGCGGCCTTCCTCGGCGGCAATGTCGAGCTCATGACGCTCACGCCGAGCGAAGCGCTGCCGCTGGTGAAGAGCGGCAAGGCGCGCATCCTCGCCATCCTCTCCAGCGAGCGCAGCACCGCGCCCGAGCTGAAGGACATCCCGACGGCGAAGGAGCAGGGCTACGACATCGTCTGGGGTCAGGCCTGGGGTATCGCCGGCCCGCCCGGCCTCGACGCCGACACCGTGAAGTTCTGGGACGACGCCATCGCCAAGCTGGTGGCCAATCCGGAATGGCAGGCGAGCCTGAAGGAGAACTTCCTGCGCAGCCGGCTGATCCCCGCGGCCGAGGTGAAGCCGTACATGCAGAAGCTGCATGACGAGCATCTCGCCTTGCTGCGTGACCTCGGCCTCGCCAAGCAGCCCGCCGTGCAGTGA
- a CDS encoding acyl-CoA dehydrogenase family protein — MSHTIPLAAPRTIRSAAEQRHDELLQRATDLATAFAERAPRAEELSRLPPENERDLHESGLYRMLQPEAVGGSEVGYESLITIGAALAAGCASTAWNLTNLASHHWMLAMFAPAAQDRIWREDPDALIASSFVFPAAKVTKAPGGYVLSGRWPFSSGVDVCSWNMLAGIVRAEGEAPDHRVFLVPRSDYRILDTWHVTGLKGTGSNDVQCEEVFVPEEMSVSVEHLKGGLTPGSERHPAPLYRLPVFALFPAILSGVGLGNGEGALTAYVAATRKRSANYTGARLAELQSIQIHIGNAATRLAHARRVMLAICEEAMRDAERGHVPDMVTKFAYRRDLAYATKLTTKAVDEINAGSGAQALYLSGSQQRRFRDAHAISAHIAFSTDVANAAFGRLALGLEVDNPVV; from the coding sequence ATGTCCCACACCATCCCCCTCGCCGCCCCGCGCACGATCCGCTCGGCTGCCGAGCAACGCCACGACGAATTGCTCCAGCGCGCCACCGACCTCGCCACGGCCTTCGCCGAGCGCGCGCCCCGTGCCGAGGAACTGAGCCGCCTGCCGCCGGAGAACGAGCGCGACCTGCATGAGAGCGGCCTCTACCGCATGCTCCAGCCCGAGGCGGTCGGCGGTTCCGAAGTCGGCTACGAAAGCCTGATCACCATCGGCGCGGCGCTCGCCGCCGGCTGTGCCTCCACGGCTTGGAACCTCACCAACCTCGCCAGCCACCACTGGATGCTGGCCATGTTCGCGCCGGCCGCACAGGACCGCATCTGGCGGGAGGATCCCGACGCGCTGATCGCCTCCTCCTTCGTCTTCCCGGCGGCGAAGGTGACGAAGGCACCCGGCGGCTACGTCCTCTCCGGCCGCTGGCCGTTCTCTTCCGGCGTCGACGTCTGCTCCTGGAACATGCTGGCCGGCATCGTCCGCGCGGAGGGAGAGGCGCCGGACCACCGCGTTTTCCTCGTCCCGCGCTCGGACTACCGCATCCTCGACACCTGGCACGTCACCGGGCTGAAGGGCACGGGCTCCAACGACGTCCAGTGCGAAGAGGTGTTCGTGCCGGAAGAGATGAGCGTCTCGGTCGAACATCTGAAGGGCGGCCTCACGCCCGGCAGCGAGCGCCATCCCGCCCCGCTCTACCGGCTACCGGTGTTCGCGCTGTTCCCGGCGATCCTCTCCGGAGTCGGCCTCGGCAATGGCGAGGGCGCGCTCACCGCCTATGTGGCCGCCACCCGCAAGCGCTCGGCCAATTACACCGGCGCGCGGCTGGCCGAGCTGCAGAGCATCCAGATCCATATCGGCAATGCCGCCACCCGGCTCGCCCATGCGCGGCGCGTAATGCTCGCCATCTGCGAGGAGGCGATGCGCGACGCCGAGCGCGGCCACGTCCCGGACATGGTGACGAAGTTCGCCTATCGGCGCGACCTCGCCTATGCGACGAAACTCACGACGAAGGCGGTCGACGAGATTAATGCCGGCAGCGGTGCGCAAGCGCTCTACCTCAGCGGCAGCCAGCAGCGACGCTTTCGCGATGCGCATGCTATAAGCGCGCATATCGCCTTCAGCACCGATGTCGCCAACGCCGCCTTCGGCCGCCTGGCGCTCGGGCTGGAGGTGGACAATCCCGTGGTGTGA
- a CDS encoding tripartite tricarboxylate transporter permease → MDALASLAHGFSVAMTPTNLLFVLIGVTLGQLIGALPGIGPSAGMALLLPVTFGLEPVTALVMLSGIMYGGMYGGTLTSVLVNVPGEAASVMTAVDGNQLARQGRAGQALAAAAIGSFLAGIGAVTALAFLTPILSAFALGFSAPEYFLLALLGITATASLGTGSAVKAMIGATLGLMIALVGTDPIQGTSRLTFGSLELLEGIDFLPVAIGVFGIAEILVSMEQTQASRAVRTRLRDMWLTGKDWAECRMAMLRGGLVGFVIGLMPGAGPTVAALLAYIVEKKVSPHPEKFGHGALDGVAAAESANNSAAHGAMVPMLALGIPGSASTAVLLAALVLLGIRPGPMLLTEQADLVWGLIASMFVGNVILLVMNLPLAPLFASVLRIPYSYLAPGILVVSLVGAYAISLSLFNVGLTLFFGMVGYLMIRADIPRAPLVLAVVLAPLMESSLRQSLMLSEGSPAIFVERPLSAVLALLVLVSLALPLFNFLLARRAARRAGVEEALSHSSD, encoded by the coding sequence ATGGACGCCCTCGCCTCCCTCGCCCACGGCTTTTCCGTCGCGATGACACCGACGAACCTCCTGTTCGTGCTCATCGGCGTCACCCTCGGCCAGCTCATCGGCGCCCTGCCCGGCATCGGCCCCTCGGCCGGCATGGCGCTGCTGCTGCCCGTCACCTTCGGGCTGGAGCCCGTCACTGCCTTGGTGATGCTCTCGGGGATCATGTATGGCGGCATGTATGGCGGCACCCTCACCTCGGTGCTGGTGAACGTGCCCGGCGAAGCCGCGAGCGTGATGACCGCGGTGGACGGTAACCAGCTCGCCCGGCAGGGACGCGCCGGACAGGCGCTGGCCGCCGCCGCCATCGGCTCCTTCCTCGCCGGCATCGGCGCCGTCACCGCCCTCGCCTTCCTCACCCCCATACTCAGCGCCTTCGCGCTCGGCTTCTCGGCGCCGGAATATTTCCTGCTCGCTCTGCTCGGCATCACCGCCACGGCGAGCCTCGGCACCGGCTCGGCGGTCAAGGCGATGATCGGCGCCACCCTCGGGCTGATGATCGCCCTCGTCGGCACCGATCCCATCCAGGGCACCTCGCGCCTCACCTTCGGCTCGCTGGAGCTGCTGGAGGGCATCGACTTCTTGCCCGTCGCCATCGGCGTGTTCGGCATCGCCGAGATCCTGGTCTCGATGGAGCAGACGCAGGCGAGCCGGGCGGTGCGCACCCGCCTTCGCGACATGTGGCTCACCGGCAAGGACTGGGCCGAGTGCCGCATGGCGATGCTGCGCGGCGGCCTCGTCGGGTTCGTCATCGGCCTGATGCCCGGCGCCGGGCCGACGGTGGCGGCGCTGCTCGCCTACATCGTCGAGAAGAAAGTGAGCCCGCACCCCGAGAAATTCGGCCATGGCGCGCTCGACGGCGTGGCGGCGGCGGAATCCGCCAACAACTCCGCCGCCCATGGCGCCATGGTGCCGATGCTGGCGCTCGGCATTCCCGGTTCCGCCTCGACGGCGGTTCTGCTGGCGGCGCTGGTCCTGCTCGGCATCCGCCCCGGCCCGATGCTACTCACCGAGCAGGCCGACCTCGTCTGGGGCCTCATCGCCTCGATGTTCGTCGGCAATGTGATCCTTCTGGTGATGAACCTGCCGCTCGCCCCGCTTTTCGCCAGCGTGCTGCGCATCCCCTACTCCTATCTCGCGCCGGGCATCCTCGTCGTGTCGCTGGTCGGCGCCTATGCCATCAGCCTCAGCCTGTTCAATGTCGGGCTGACGCTGTTCTTCGGCATGGTCGGCTACCTGATGATCCGCGCCGACATTCCGCGCGCGCCGCTGGTGCTCGCCGTGGTGCTGGCGCCGCTGATGGAAAGCTCGCTGCGCCAGAGCCTGATGCTCTCGGAAGGCAGCCCGGCGATCTTCGTCGAGCGTCCGCTCTCCGCCGTGCTGGCGCTGCTGGTGCTCGTCTCGCTCGCCCTTCCATTGTTCAATTTTCTCCTCGCCCGCCGCGCGGCCCGCCGCGCCGGCGTGGAGGAGGCCCTGTCCCACTCATCCGACTAG
- a CDS encoding CobW family GTP-binding protein: MAIPVVLITGFLGSGKTTLLNHLLWDPEMGDTAVIINEFGDVAIDHLLVESAIENAVVLQSGCICCTVRGDLVDTLDDLCAKVARGELPPFSRIAIETTGLADPASLVRTFLTERLLADRFTLRAVVTTVDAVNGAVQLDEFEEARHQAALADVIVLTKSDLASPEAVASLTARLKEANPSAAIVPVVHGAIAPDTLFALVPAHPSRADDEVLAWLNSEAFEETDGHAHSHHDSSIKPFAVTLDRPVTREALRSWLRSILSLRGADLLRMKGIVALKGEAAPIVVHAVQNALYPPVQLAAWPSDDHTTRIVFITRDIAPEALRNSLEVLASRSAA, translated from the coding sequence ATGGCCATCCCCGTCGTACTGATCACCGGCTTCCTCGGCAGCGGCAAGACCACGCTGCTGAACCATCTGCTGTGGGACCCGGAGATGGGCGACACCGCGGTCATCATCAACGAGTTCGGCGATGTCGCCATCGACCATCTGCTGGTCGAGAGCGCCATTGAGAACGCCGTGGTGCTGCAGAGCGGCTGCATCTGCTGCACCGTGCGCGGCGATCTCGTCGACACGCTCGACGATCTCTGCGCCAAGGTCGCGCGCGGTGAACTGCCGCCCTTCTCGCGCATCGCCATCGAGACCACCGGCCTTGCGGATCCCGCCTCGCTGGTGCGTACCTTCCTGACCGAGCGCCTGCTGGCCGATCGCTTCACGCTGCGCGCGGTAGTGACCACGGTCGACGCGGTGAACGGCGCCGTGCAGCTCGACGAATTCGAGGAAGCCCGCCATCAGGCCGCCCTCGCCGACGTCATCGTGTTGACCAAGTCCGACCTCGCCTCGCCCGAGGCCGTCGCCTCTCTCACGGCGCGGCTCAAAGAGGCGAATCCTTCAGCCGCCATCGTGCCGGTGGTTCATGGCGCCATTGCCCCGGACACGCTTTTCGCCCTGGTGCCCGCGCATCCCTCGCGTGCGGACGACGAGGTGCTGGCCTGGCTCAACAGCGAAGCGTTCGAGGAGACCGACGGTCACGCACATTCCCATCACGACAGCAGCATAAAGCCCTTCGCCGTCACGCTGGACCGGCCGGTGACACGCGAGGCGCTGCGCAGCTGGCTGCGGTCGATCCTGTCCCTGCGCGGCGCCGACCTGCTGCGGATGAAGGGCATCGTGGCGCTGAAGGGCGAGGCCGCGCCCATCGTCGTTCATGCGGTGCAGAACGCGCTCTATCCGCCGGTCCAGCTCGCGGCATGGCCGAGCGACGACCACACCACGCGCATCGTCTTCATCACCCGCGACATCGCTCCGGAGGCCTTACGCAACAGTCTTGAAGTTCTCGCGTCGCGCAGCGCGGCCTGA
- a CDS encoding TetR/AcrR family transcriptional regulator, with translation MAGRSSTSLAAGAKPPAPRRTRNKPEERHREFVRKAVELFAEVGFEAGTRELAQRLGVTQPLLYRYFPSKDDLIAAVYQEIYVNRWKPEWREGLIDESRPIRDRLIAFYEDYTETIFTPEWLRIYLFAGLRGVDINRRYAATVEAEILRPITVATRKSFGLGDDDPPTPEEVELSWTLQGGIFYYGVREIVYRFPRTVDRATMIRNAVDTFLAGVGSVMKRLAERESDPA, from the coding sequence ATGGCCGGACGTTCATCCACATCGCTCGCGGCGGGCGCCAAGCCCCCCGCGCCGCGGCGCACGCGCAACAAGCCGGAGGAACGGCACAGGGAGTTCGTCCGCAAGGCCGTCGAGCTGTTCGCCGAGGTCGGCTTCGAAGCGGGCACGCGCGAACTCGCCCAGCGGCTCGGCGTCACCCAGCCGCTGCTCTACCGCTATTTCCCGAGCAAGGACGACCTGATCGCCGCCGTCTACCAGGAGATCTACGTCAATCGCTGGAAGCCGGAATGGCGCGAGGGCCTGATCGACGAGAGCCGCCCGATCCGGGACCGGCTCATCGCCTTCTATGAGGACTACACCGAGACGATCTTCACGCCGGAATGGCTGCGCATCTATCTCTTCGCGGGCCTGCGCGGCGTCGACATCAATCGGCGCTATGCCGCCACCGTCGAGGCCGAGATCCTGCGTCCGATCACCGTCGCGACCCGCAAGAGCTTCGGTCTGGGCGACGACGACCCTCCGACGCCCGAGGAGGTCGAGCTGTCCTGGACCCTGCAGGGCGGCATCTTCTACTATGGCGTGCGCGAGATCGTGTACCGCTTCCCCCGGACGGTGGACCGCGCGACCATGATCCGCAACGCGGTCGATACGTTCCTCGCCGGCGTCGGCTCGGTGATGAAACGGCTCGCCGAGCGCGAAAGCGATCCCGCTTAA
- a CDS encoding FCD domain-containing protein — protein sequence MSLQPVVTNDDDATTLGIEIYARLRRDLIAGHHKPGERLRFRQLSAAYSVGIAPLREALSRLVSDQLVRFEGHRGYTVAPLSLSDLNDLCALRTELSCNALRRSIAQGDEDWEAEILAALHRLERAPLPHSVEDRKTVDEWEQRHDRFHYSLIAACGSPWLLHFCGALSDHFQRYRRAVIVVTSSSEALLKRVREQHRTVAEAAIARDAERATTVLAEHFRGSVEVVIRNYEEVSRSLSAGNGDDGR from the coding sequence GTGTCCCTTCAGCCTGTCGTGACCAACGACGACGATGCCACCACGCTCGGCATCGAAATCTATGCCCGTCTTCGCCGCGATCTCATTGCCGGCCATCACAAGCCGGGCGAGCGCCTGCGCTTCCGCCAGCTCAGTGCCGCCTACAGCGTCGGCATCGCGCCGCTGCGCGAGGCCCTCTCCCGGCTGGTCTCCGACCAGCTGGTGCGCTTCGAAGGCCATCGCGGCTATACGGTGGCGCCGCTCTCCCTCTCCGATCTGAACGACCTCTGCGCGCTGCGCACGGAGCTCAGCTGCAACGCTCTGCGCCGTTCCATCGCGCAGGGCGACGAGGACTGGGAGGCCGAGATTCTCGCCGCCCTGCACCGGCTCGAACGCGCGCCGCTTCCCCATTCGGTCGAGGACCGCAAGACGGTCGACGAATGGGAGCAGCGCCATGATCGGTTCCACTACAGCCTGATCGCCGCCTGCGGTTCGCCATGGCTGCTGCATTTCTGCGGCGCGCTGTCCGATCATTTCCAGCGCTACCGTCGGGCGGTGATCGTCGTCACCTCTTCCTCGGAAGCTTTGCTGAAGCGGGTGCGCGAGCAGCACCGCACCGTCGCCGAGGCCGCCATCGCCCGCGACGCCGAGCGCGCCACCACCGTCCTCGCCGAGCATTTCCGCGGCAGCGTCGAGGTGGTGATCCGCAATTACGAGGAGGTCTCCCGCAGCCTGTCCGCCGGCAATGGGGACGACGGCCGCTAG
- a CDS encoding LVIVD repeat-containing protein has product MLDHTKAADVKIDLISGMKLIAHDPLAGFGGVGEGMSLQKAPDGRRILWLAHEGPPKNFTGVDVTDPSRPKVIVQTDLPHNKVRSNSLETTGDVMAVAYQTYQPGLQPAGIELFDISVPENPRSISFFDCSGPHSRGVHQVWFVDGEFIHCAAGAADFTPRNPLDDQAYRIVDVRNPSKPVEAGRWWMPGTAEGDDAPPPERLKIDSGFRCHNTNVYPARPDRAYVGYIDGGFYVMDISDKSRPTVISRFNPNPPFPGFAHTLLPLFGRDLAVATHECIHDDGFDWPKLTWLLDIRREDNPVPLSTLPMPSFEEYSRKGGRFGCHNVHENPPRDTALQSEALIFSTLFNGGLRVHDISDPLAPREVAAFVPSAPPGARVPAIQINEVYVDENGIVYCADRHAGGLYILELDI; this is encoded by the coding sequence ATGCTCGATCACACCAAAGCCGCCGATGTGAAGATCGACCTGATCTCCGGCATGAAGCTGATCGCCCATGATCCGCTGGCCGGCTTCGGAGGCGTGGGAGAGGGCATGTCGCTGCAGAAGGCGCCGGACGGGCGCCGCATCCTGTGGCTCGCCCATGAGGGCCCGCCGAAGAACTTCACCGGCGTCGACGTCACCGATCCGAGCCGGCCGAAGGTGATCGTGCAGACCGATCTGCCGCACAACAAGGTGCGCTCCAACTCGCTGGAGACCACCGGCGACGTGATGGCGGTGGCCTACCAGACCTACCAGCCCGGCCTCCAGCCAGCCGGCATCGAATTGTTCGACATCTCGGTGCCGGAGAATCCGCGCTCCATCAGCTTCTTCGACTGTTCCGGCCCGCATTCGCGCGGCGTCCACCAGGTGTGGTTCGTCGACGGCGAGTTCATCCATTGCGCCGCCGGCGCCGCCGACTTCACCCCGCGCAACCCGCTGGACGACCAGGCCTATCGCATCGTCGACGTGCGCAATCCCTCGAAGCCGGTCGAGGCCGGGCGCTGGTGGATGCCCGGCACCGCCGAGGGCGACGACGCACCCCCGCCGGAGCGGCTGAAGATCGACAGCGGCTTCCGCTGCCACAACACCAATGTCTATCCCGCCCGCCCCGACCGCGCCTATGTCGGCTACATCGACGGCGGCTTCTACGTGATGGACATCTCCGACAAGTCGCGGCCGACGGTGATCTCGCGCTTCAATCCGAACCCGCCCTTCCCCGGCTTCGCCCACACGCTGCTGCCGCTGTTCGGCCGCGACCTCGCGGTGGCGACGCATGAATGCATCCATGACGACGGCTTCGATTGGCCGAAGCTCACCTGGCTCCTCGACATACGCCGCGAGGACAATCCGGTGCCGCTCTCGACCCTGCCCATGCCCTCCTTTGAGGAATATAGCCGCAAGGGCGGGCGCTTCGGCTGCCACAACGTGCATGAGAACCCGCCGCGCGACACCGCGCTGCAATCCGAGGCGCTGATCTTCTCGACGCTGTTCAATGGCGGGCTGCGCGTGCACGACATCAGCGACCCGCTGGCGCCCCGCGAGGTCGCCGCCTTCGTGCCTTCGGCGCCGCCCGGCGCCCGTGTGCCGGCGATCCAGATCAACGAGGTCTACGTCGACGAGAACGGCATCGTCTATTGCGCCGACCGCCACGCCGGCGGGCTCTACATATTGGAGCTCGACATCTGA
- a CDS encoding amidohydrolase family protein, which produces MNAPVIDVHAHILTEEMMARMRREAPEIGPTLSEVDAEGGVLKVGDIVQRPFPRGGWDLDRRFADLDHAGFDLQVLSNCPQTFLYEREAALTAALCQIQNEAIADLVRRHPSRFLGIATLPMQDPARAANELRRAVTRLGLKGAQIGSHIEGRNLDDPALEPLWATAEELGAFILIHPQKTAAGERTKEFYLKNLIGNPLETTIAAASLVFGGVLERYPDLRICLVHGGGFLPFQTGRMIHGWKERPECRRLIKESPEVSIRRLYFDTLTHFGPALRYLTDTFGAGHVLLGSDYPFDMGTLEGARQVRAAGLAPAEEAAILGGTAAGWFGLSAAERKAVRA; this is translated from the coding sequence ATGAATGCTCCCGTGATCGACGTCCACGCCCATATCCTCACCGAGGAGATGATGGCCCGCATGCGCCGCGAGGCGCCCGAGATCGGCCCGACCTTGTCCGAGGTCGACGCCGAGGGCGGCGTGCTGAAGGTCGGCGACATCGTGCAGCGGCCCTTCCCGCGTGGCGGCTGGGACCTCGACAGGCGCTTCGCCGACCTCGACCATGCCGGCTTCGACCTGCAGGTGCTGTCCAACTGCCCGCAGACCTTCCTCTATGAACGCGAGGCTGCGCTCACCGCCGCGCTGTGCCAGATCCAGAACGAGGCCATCGCCGACCTTGTGCGCCGCCATCCCTCGCGCTTCCTCGGCATCGCGACGCTGCCCATGCAGGACCCGGCGCGGGCGGCGAACGAACTGCGCCGCGCCGTGACCAGGCTCGGCCTCAAGGGCGCGCAGATCGGCTCGCATATCGAGGGCCGCAACCTCGACGATCCGGCGCTGGAGCCGCTCTGGGCCACCGCCGAGGAGCTCGGCGCCTTCATCCTCATCCACCCGCAGAAGACGGCGGCGGGGGAGCGGACGAAGGAGTTCTATCTGAAGAACCTCATCGGCAATCCGCTGGAGACCACCATCGCGGCGGCCTCGCTCGTCTTCGGCGGCGTGCTGGAGCGCTATCCCGATCTCAGGATCTGCCTCGTGCATGGCGGCGGCTTCCTGCCCTTCCAGACCGGCCGGATGATCCATGGCTGGAAGGAGCGGCCGGAATGCCGGCGCCTCATCAAGGAGAGCCCGGAGGTTTCGATCCGCCGCCTCTACTTCGACACGCTGACCCATTTCGGACCGGCGCTGCGCTATCTCACCGACACCTTCGGCGCCGGCCATGTGCTGCTCGGCAGCGACTATCCCTTCGACATGGGCACGCTGGAGGGCGCCCGTCAGGTGCGCGCCGCCGGCCTCGCCCCGGCTGAGGAGGCGGCGATCCTCGGCGGCACGGCGGCCGGCTGGTTCGGCCTGTCCGCGGCAGAGCGGAAGGCGGTGCGCGCATGA
- a CDS encoding tripartite tricarboxylate transporter TctB family protein, which translates to MRVTNFIVALALFALSAGVLLGTWDLPYWADFAPGSAFAPFWVATIGIILAIALFVATLAEDGSEPHQFPDRRGIARVTALVAGLWLMVLLIPLIGFLSASALLCLLLLLGIERRPVVPSLFATAVVISLVYGVFIAWLGIALPAGPFGI; encoded by the coding sequence ATGCGTGTCACCAATTTCATCGTAGCCCTGGCGCTGTTCGCCCTCTCGGCCGGCGTGCTGCTCGGCACCTGGGACCTGCCCTACTGGGCCGATTTCGCGCCGGGCTCCGCCTTCGCACCCTTCTGGGTGGCAACGATCGGCATCATCCTCGCCATCGCCCTTTTCGTCGCCACTCTGGCGGAGGACGGCAGCGAGCCGCACCAATTCCCCGACCGGCGGGGGATCGCCCGCGTCACCGCCCTCGTCGCTGGCCTGTGGCTGATGGTGCTACTCATCCCGCTCATCGGCTTCCTCTCCGCCAGCGCCCTGCTCTGCCTCCTCCTGCTTCTCGGCATTGAGCGGCGTCCCGTCGTCCCGAGCCTGTTCGCCACGGCGGTGGTGATCTCCCTGGTCTATGGCGTGTTCATCGCGTGGCTCGGCATCGCGCTGCCCGCCGGTCCCTTCGGCATCTGA
- a CDS encoding Ldh family oxidoreductase, whose protein sequence is MNAAVKPEPGAAASLPSAALEGLIADAMRACDLPPEDARGVARLMVEADLTGADGHGIFRLPQYVRRLKGGGVNPTPRIEVERAAPGVALVDGDNGMGHLVMSVAVEHAVALAREIGVAWVGVRRSNHAGPAALYVDMLARRGMVGIYSVVASSNHMAIWGGTSSLLGTNPLAIAIPAGEDAPPVLLDIATTVVSYGTVKKHVLNDIPLPEGWLVSKQDGSAITDPKRSGEGLLLPIGGHKGSGLALMLGLLAGTLNGAAFGSEVVDFNADSSTETNTGHFLLALDVARFMRPEAFAALLAQQLNGLRADAPLPGTEGVRIPGDRRAALRETRARDGVPIAPPLRRQLDELATSLAIPPLDDRL, encoded by the coding sequence ATGAACGCCGCCGTGAAGCCGGAGCCCGGCGCCGCCGCCTCTCTCCCCTCCGCCGCGCTCGAAGGCCTCATCGCCGACGCGATGCGCGCCTGCGACCTGCCGCCCGAGGATGCCAGGGGCGTCGCGCGCCTCATGGTCGAGGCCGATCTCACCGGCGCCGACGGCCACGGCATCTTTCGCCTGCCGCAATATGTGCGGCGGCTGAAGGGCGGCGGCGTCAACCCCACCCCGCGGATCGAGGTGGAGCGCGCCGCCCCCGGCGTCGCCCTCGTCGACGGCGACAACGGCATGGGCCATCTGGTGATGAGCGTGGCGGTGGAGCATGCCGTCGCCCTCGCCCGCGAGATCGGCGTCGCCTGGGTCGGCGTGCGCCGCTCCAACCATGCCGGTCCCGCCGCGCTCTATGTCGACATGCTGGCGCGGCGCGGCATGGTCGGCATCTATTCGGTGGTGGCAAGCTCCAACCACATGGCGATCTGGGGCGGCACCTCCTCGCTGCTCGGCACCAACCCGCTCGCCATCGCCATCCCGGCGGGCGAGGACGCGCCGCCGGTGCTGCTCGACATCGCCACCACGGTCGTCTCCTACGGCACCGTCAAGAAGCATGTGCTGAACGACATCCCGCTCCCCGAGGGCTGGCTTGTCAGCAAGCAGGATGGCAGCGCCATCACCGACCCGAAGCGCAGCGGCGAGGGCCTGCTGCTGCCCATAGGTGGCCATAAGGGCTCCGGCCTCGCCCTCATGCTCGGCCTGCTTGCCGGCACGCTGAACGGCGCCGCCTTCGGCAGCGAGGTGGTCGACTTCAACGCCGATTCCTCGACCGAGACCAATACCGGGCATTTCCTCCTGGCGCTGGACGTCGCCCGCTTCATGCGCCCGGAGGCCTTCGCCGCCCTGCTCGCGCAACAGCTCAACGGATTGCGTGCCGACGCGCCGCTGCCCGGCACGGAGGGCGTGCGCATCCCCGGCGACCGCCGTGCCGCCCTGAGGGAAACGCGCGCCCGCGACGGCGTGCCGATCGCGCCGCCGCTACGCCGCCAGCTCGACGAGCTCGCCACGTCCCTCGCCATCCCGCCGCTCGACGACCGCCTCTGA